TTTCATGATGAAGTTGAATGCTCTCCTTCAGTTTTTCaatgtttcacaaaatcaaTCCTTGAAGTTCCATTTACAACAGCTGTAAGGATAAAAGAGCCcaagatgcagaaaaaaaaactgatttaaagcaacaaaaatgatAATTGATCTACACCATGTTGCATGTTACAGGAGCACAAAGTGAAGTTCTGCCGTCACTAGTCATGCTCAGACCTGGTATCTAGATCAGCTCAGGTATTCTGTCCCACAGCAAGACCGGAGTGACTTATGGCAGAAACCGTGATAATCTCCTTTAGATAAACACTATGTGAAGGAGGCTCTAATGGTCaactagaaagaaaaaaagccatttcaAGGGGAAGGTCTAAATTTCACATGCTTAGACAAATACAAACTCCAGCTTCCTGAGTGATGAAGGATACCTGCTCAGGAATCCAGTGATCAATGTTCGTCTTTCTTAGTCACAAGTTTAGACTATTGCGGGAAAGAAAACTGGCAACCGTGAAGAAACGCCATGAAAAGTTTAGGCATTTAGACACACTTGGCTCAAAATAAACACCTTTCAGATTAAATCAGCACACAGAATTTTAAATCTGTCATCTCCGGTTCGGAGCACTGGAACAGAATCGTGTTAGGAGACATACCAAAGGTCTGAAGCAAGAGATGCTTTAGATGAGCAAAtaccaagaacaaaacaaaaactacagaaaTGAGAGAAATTTCACATCCAGGCATCTTGTTCAGTCAGGAAGAAATACGAGGCCAATGATTACTATGTCTTGATTTTAGGTAACAGAATCCATGGAATGGATATGAAAATGGCTCAAGGTATTTTATCagaggtacacacacacacacacgccggcAGGCATGCCCTGTGGGTTTTGCAGTAACTTTACCTCAGGGCCTGTAAGGCAGCCGTAGCAGCTACAGCCCACATCACCATGGTTTGTGAAAAACTCCACAAGGGACATGTTTGGATGCTgaagaggtttttatttatttaaaactacagTGTACAAGTTGATGAGAAATTATTGACAACATACATGGTATGTGTAAAAGCTTTGCTCTCAGAGCAGTAAGCAAAGCGAtgccctctgacctctgagctCATGTAGGCTGAGGAAGCAGCAGGTTGTCTTTCACTGGAGACATCGGCTCTCCTTTCTTAGAGGAGCTGACCTTCACAGTTtccctgaaaacacacacacacacacccctataTGAGATCTGGTGGGTTTCCACCTTTTAATGTCAACATTAgcttcattttcatattttgtcacgttacaaccacaaacataattCAGTGAAATTTTCTGTGaaagaccaaaataaagtgGTATACAAAGttgaattatgtaaaaaaatattcaatatgaCATCTGAAAATGTACATTATTACCATGGAAAACATCTTGCCTCACTGCAAATTGTCCATTATTCCCTTACTTTTTATAGCTAAAGTTGTTCCAGAGGCTGCTTATGGTGGCCTGCACTCCAGGGTTGTTCTCATTATTGGCTGAGGAACATTTCTTCCCAGAACCTGCAGCCTTCTTCCTCAGACCGCTGGCTCTGGCTGGGCCCAACGTCGACACGTTCGCCGCCTGATTCCGCATGCCGGATTTCGGCTTGGACAGTCCGGAAACCTGAACACAGCATGTTCACGTCACAGACGGGAGATCCGGCTATTCTAAACACTGACCAGACAAGTCTAACCTTCACAACAAACGGTAACATTTCCTatgaactgcagcagcttaGAGAATATTAGCACATTAGTTCTCTACAGTTCCCGTCCAAGTTTAGATTTCTTTGTAAAGCAACAAAGTCTGTCAGACGGCACAAAACCCTTCTCACATGTTCACCATTTCCACTTCTAAGAATGTCCGTTCAGTGAAGGGCCACATATACAGCAAGTTGAGGAAGCCTGTGACAGATAGGCTCCCACTACTACCACATGCAGTGCTGTCTGGCAGCTTCTCTCATAGTTATTTCTAAAAATTCTGTTTACTAGATCATACGTTCCGTAATGATTTAAGTCACCGCCAATCCAGATCTCATAACATTCTTGTTACTTGTACAAAGGATCCGTTAAGGTCTGAATAGTTCATTAAATCAGCTGTTCACTTCAACAAACCTACACAGAACACTTTAAACtggaagtaaaaataaatacacttgcAGCGATGCactgttcctttaaaaacaaatgaaaccgATGAAGAAACCAAAGTGTAAACCCACCTTTGACCCCAGCATGCCAGGTTTCCTACAGGTCTCTGTGAAGGAAGTGGGGCTTTCTGTCACTGGTTCTGAATCAGTGCTTGAATTCATCtgacataaaacagaaacaaaaaaagaacacaaacagaaacccaTGAGAACATGAATCAGAGATTCTCAGAAAATGTCTACATTTCAACccagtgtgtgtgagacagtGCAAAAGTCTTGATTTCCCAGCCTGTCTGTTCATCGTTCTTCCAGGTTGTTACTACTTTTCTACCACTGCGAATGAACAGCATCAAGATTCAGTTGGTCCATTTAAcgtagggctggacaatatgtCAAAATAatcgtttcatatcagtcataCTGATAATTATCAATAACTATTGATTAGGTTTTTTGAtttcaaatatctaaaatactgTCAAACAGACCTTTTCTATTTGATCCAGTTTTCACGCTACGccgtttttcattttaaaattgtatttgattttttttttttttttttttaatgagacacGGTGGCGAAACCTGACAATGCTGCTCCATGAGTGACTCtacaggtcgttgctaggtaaccacaagttACTCAACCAGTTGTTGCAAGGTAAGCAAAGGTAAACCTTGCTTAGCTGactgtgagaggttgagcggctAAAGCCTTTCATCTGCCTAcgtcccccagaatgctgtgtggttctggattggagttcagtgaaattgttAAATAGTCCATCAAGCGTAATAtctattaatattgattatgtgTCCATTGCGATATACGTATATTGTTAATGACTTATTGTCCAGACTTGTTCTAATAAGGAATGACTGACGACCCAGTCTGTTCTCCCTTTGAGGGTACGCTACTTAACTCTAGGAGCTGTAAGGGTCAGAGGGTGAAAGCAAAGTTAGCAGCACAGATCATGgttatgataaaaataaataaataaaaatactgagcaaGGGGCTAAACAAGTTTCCTTGTATTAATCTAGACATCCACAAGATAGAACGTATGGATACTGCTCAGGTGACAGAGGAGATATAAGCCACGCCTCTTTCACAGTGTGAATGGCAATGGCCTGTACATGGTGGCTTGCTTGCTGAGGACCAATCCCCTGATAGGCTGCTAGTAAAATGGCATCTAGTAGACATTTAACTAATTGTCAGTGACACAACACTGGTTAATCACTCCGGTTCTGATTAACGTGCAGaatgatgggggggaaaaaagaaatgttgaaagatGAAATGTGAAAGTCTGCACAAATATCACTTGAAACAAatccagaaacacaaacaaatcccTGCTTCTCGAAAGCAAAACCAAGAAATGAGACTTCAATCGAAGTCTCATTCGAATTTGAAACTGTCTCTGGTGGTTCGGTTTCTTTTCACATAGAGAAAACTCGAACTGGAAGCTGTCACTGAAAACCACCGAGAATATTCAGTCTCTTACAGGTCACAAGAAGAAGACACAGGAAGAAGACACATGTATTCCAACCTAGTTTGAAAACATAGCGAATGTTCTCCTTTTAGTGGTCATTTTACTGGTCATTTTCTGGGGAAATGACCACCATCTGACACTTGCATAGGGCTTTGTGAAACAGTAGTTACCAACAGAGCTATGAACACAGGTAAAGGCAGCAGAAAATCCTGGAACTTACAGTCTCCTCCTGGGAGGAGAAGGAGCAGCTGAAGGGGAGGACGTCCTCTTTGTGAAAGGAAGTGGACAGGGACTGGGAAAAGTAAGCACTGTCCTGGGAGGGGGGAGATGCTGGGGGAGGATCCTCGTTCTCAGATTTTCTCTCAGGGGAAGAAGAGCCTCCAGAAAGCTGACAAGATGTCTGATGAGCTAAGGAAGTCTCTCTTTTGTAGTGGAACTGCTGCAGGGCGAGCAGGCCAGCACTGGAGGAGGCGGAGCCTGAGCACTGGAACAGCTTCGGCCCCTCACTGGATGAGGTGGGGGGGGTGTTGGCAGGGGACGTAGGAGGGCTGGGGGTCCCTACAGGTGGAACATCAGGACCATCCCTTTCACCGAGTGAAGACTGGTCCTGAGAAGGGTCCCCGACCGTCCGCTCTGGGTCCCCAGCAGACTCCTCGGTGCTCTCAGTAATTGTTGAACTTGATTTGCTGAAGAATCTGCAAAGGAGGATACGCTGAGATTACACTGAGAGTTCAGGATTTGGAAGGAATGCCTTGAAACATATATTGGTGGAAATGTGTGAATGGAACCACgaatggtaaaacaaaaaacaaaaaagtctgaGAGGTGAGCTGAAGCAGTGGAGGAatgatgaaagaaaatctgtcaaaaGGTCATTGAACACAGAGCGTGGCCAAACATGCTGGCTGTCTGCAGTCAGCTGTGACCTGCTATTGGAGCAcgaataaacaaaacagttaaACAGACCAACGAGGGTGTAAATGCTTCATTTCTCTCTAAAacgattatttaaaaaaatttaaaaaaacaattaagaaGAGTTTGACTAAGCCATAATTGCccttttaatgaaaaaacaatCCATATTCTGTCAAAAAGACTAATGAACAAACACCACCAATTTGGCCCAAGGTGGTTTGTTTGCCAACTACCAGCAGCGTTCCTCTGGGTGAAGTGCAGCACTGTTTCTCTCTTCTACACCTAAACACAGTTGGGACAGGTCATTAGTCCGTCTATCAGTTCCCTGAACCCATCTCACTGGTCTCTTTCTACAGAGGAAACATTTACTCCAACAACATGAAGACGGTTCTaagaacatgtttttgtaaaacgtTACATGCTTCAAACCCTGTTGCGATTACTTTAAACTAAAATCCACCAGggacagaaataattttgggctCCACTGCAACTGAACGCGTTGATATTAAAATGAGAGTTTTGTTTGTCATGAAAGTCATGAAGGAGCCTAGACGAACCACAAACAAAACGTGAGAAACCTGAGCAGCAGTGAGAAAAGGGTGTGGATTTCCATGAACACGctgtgatttttctgtttgcagcctGCCAACCAACTGATGTCACATGCAGCGCTAAAGATGGATACATTTTCCTGTACACAATGAGACATGCTTCAGGTGGCAGTTCATTATGTGAGCTCTTTCTCACAAACGTCTAAAGGATCACAGCATCAGATGAACTGTGGTCTAGTTGCAAACAGCACAGTTTAACCAACATAAAAACCAAGGCAGATCCCTCTGAGTAGATGGAGGAAGTActgtatctcgggatcttgttcatgaATGAGGGGGAAAATGAAGCGGGAGATTGGTAGAcagattggcgcagcgtctgcagaGAAGCCAgtctgttgtggtgaagagagagatgagtcaaaaagcgaagcACCCTCCTCTATGGTCATGATCTTTGGggcatgaccgaaagaacgaggtcATGGATACAAACGGCCGAAATGGCTTTTCTCCGCAGGATGTCTGGGCTCTTCCTTAGAGATAAGGTGAGAAactcagtcatccaggaggaTCTCAGTGTAGAGCAGCTGCTCCTTCACTTtcagaggagccagttgaggtggcttggactggtcaggatgcctccatGGTGATGTGTTCAGGGCATGTCCCACCGAGAGGAGGCCCCAGGGACACAATGGAGGGACAATGTCTCTCGGCTGatctgggaacgccttgggattcccaaGTGTTTCACTTATCCCATAGTGTTGTATAGTGGAATATTTCAAGAATTTCAggcttttaaaaatggctttcTCCACCAAAGTATGGTATGTGGTCCAGCTGTTCACTCACATTTATTCTTTGGGGTCACTGATTATTGTGACTGACTGTTCAACAAGCATTCGAAACCACACCTGgtccttgaaaaaaaaaaaaaaaaagtaaagccaTGCTTGTACATTCATGGCAAGCATTTAAAATCCTTCAAGTgtgcaaaatgaaataaaacacaagtaaaTCAAATTTGAAATTACACAATTTACAGAGATCATCTATACAGAGTTTCTAAGACACAAGTAAGTAAGATGGTTTAATGCTTCAAAGCTTGTTTAATTTTAGTTCTTTTTCGCTGAACCGTTAGGCATggcattttttggtttgcttttcTCTGACATTTCTCTGTCAGCTTGTTTCATCTGCATGGAGAGCTACTTTAACTGCATGTCATCTGTTTACAGAGGAAATCTGCATCCAAATGAACGTACCCACATCTAGAAACAGCCTTTGAGTCAATTGTACACTTACGTTTTGTCCTTTAAAGAAGGAAGACAGCACATGTTGCCGAGCCGACACTCTTAATCCCTTCATCCAGTTTGACTGGAATACCCTCAAATGAAAGCTGGAAGTTTGCATATTGTGTCCATCAAATAACTACAGTTGGAATGTGTTTCAGTAAAAAGCAAaagacgaagaaaaaaaaaaaccagtgtGTGAACATTAATGGACCTCACTGCAAGCAACTGTGATGGCTGGTGCCAAACGTTACTGAGAGTCATGGCTAAAGATCTTCTTCAGAGAAGTTTGGAAAGATTTATCTGaatatttcagttaaaaacaaaccaaaaaaaccccatctgTTAATGATTCAGAGAACTGAAGAGTCGTCTGTATTGGCCAATATAGCCAATACTGATTGGCTATAGTGGCACACAGCCAATTAGATGATGTGGTCTGACAGTGACATCACCTGCTGTGGGTGGCCTGCCTGCCATCGTCCTGGGACTCGTGGTTTCTCCGCTGCAGCAGGGTGGTGAAGGCGAAGCAGTTCCGTGGCTGAGGCTGGCTGCTGGAGGTCGGCTTGTCTTGTCGCTGCTCTAACTTGGAGCGTTTCAGCCATGAACTGGAATACTGCTGCAATACTTCTTGATCCGATACACACGAATCTTACaaggaggcaaaaaaaaaaaagataacctTGCTTAGACAAAATTCCTGCAAATaacaaatgtgtatttatttattaatcttttcttttatgtctggattatttatttattaaacagacTGTAATGAAAATCATGACAAGGGCAG
The Xiphophorus hellerii strain 12219 chromosome 22, Xiphophorus_hellerii-4.1, whole genome shotgun sequence genome window above contains:
- the exo1 gene encoding exonuclease 1 isoform X2, coding for MDAICLLNRKWKRLAESAGKPTFKKDDSCCVKAARQRGVDCIVAPYEADAQLAYLTKTGFAQAVITEDSDLLAFGCKTVILKMDKHGNGIEIDQRNLGRCRSLGNVFTEQKFRHMCILAGCDYLPSLHGIGLGKACKLLRLATDPDILKVIRKMGQYLKMNVVVPEEYVEGFVRANNTFLYQLVFDPAMRKVVPLNPYPQRIDPDSLNYAGINLGDDKGLDMALGNIDINTMERIDDFSPDGTRPQACKARSNSWSSCPAAAGLSIWSKSFTPGSAAPPCPAVSAEKPPSTRGQERVISLDHLRLQHREQPLKRLREDSCVSDQEVLQQYSSSWLKRSKLEQRQDKPTSSSQPQPRNCFAFTTLLQRRNHESQDDGRQATHSRFFSKSSSTITESTEESAGDPERTVGDPSQDQSSLGERDGPDVPPVGTPSPPTSPANTPPTSSSEGPKLFQCSGSASSSAGLLALQQFHYKRETSLAHQTSCQLSGGSSSPERKSENEDPPPASPPSQDSAYFSQSLSTSFHKEDVLPFSCSFSSQEETMNSSTDSEPVTESPTSFTETCRKPGMLGSKVSGLSKPKSGMRNQAANVSTLGPARASGLRKKAAGSGKKCSSANNENNPGVQATISSLWNNFSYKKETVKVSSSKKGEPMSPVKDNLLLPQPT